One window from the genome of Hemiscyllium ocellatum isolate sHemOce1 chromosome 28, sHemOce1.pat.X.cur, whole genome shotgun sequence encodes:
- the LOC132829233 gene encoding perilipin-2-like produces the protein MASVTGNATETTAGQENGNQQNVVDRVTSLPLVSSACDHVSAAYTSTKESYPAVKTICDLAEQGVKTIATVAASGAKPLIDKLEPQIAVANEYACKGLDKLEKLPILHQATDQVLPETKKLLTSKMADLKESVVDMTAAAVQGNLERTKAAVAEGTSAVGHLVTTGIDISLSKSEQLVDHYLPMTKEELAEVAVSTKSSDTLPQEQSYYVRLGSLSSKVRSRAYQYSIAKMQQAKQNGQETLSHLHNFVDLIETANKSAESAQIKLQDVRANLNQILLDWKKQQPNFQAEELSEKTEQVESETLAVTQNLSSKLHTICQTLSSNVRGLPQNIENQVQHVCKLAEDLYNALSSATSFKELSTPLLVQSKEQMLKIREAMDGVMDYLAHNTPLNWLVGPFIPQPTNNQEPLGSME, from the exons ATGGCATCGGTAACTGGAAATGCTACTGAAACTACAGCAGGTCAAGAAAATGGCAACCAACAG AATGTCGTTGACAGAGTGACTAGTCTACCACTTGTGAGTTCTGCATGTgaccatgtatctgctgcataTACAAGTACCAAGGAGAGCTATCCTGCAGTAAAGACCATCTGTGACCTTGCTGAGCAGGGGGTGAAGACCATAGCCACTGTTGCTGCCAGTGGTGCTAAACCTCTTATAGACAAACTGGAACCTCAAA TTGCAGTAGCTAATGAGTATGCCTGTAAAGGTTTGGACAAGCTGGAGAAGTTGCCTATCCTTCATCAAGCTACAGACCAG GTTCTTCCTGAAACTAAGAAGCTGCTAACATCTAAGATGGCTGATCTAAAAGAATCAGTTGTGGACATGACAGCAGCTGCTGTGCAAGGCAATCTGGAAAGAACTAAAGCAGCTGTGGCTGAAGGTACAAGTGCTGTGGGTCATCTAGTAACCACTGGCATAGATATTTCTCTCTCCAAATCTGAGCAGCTGGTTGATCACTATCTTCCAATGACCAAGGAAGAACTAG CTGAAGTGGCTGTTTCCACCAAATCTTCAGACACTTTGCCACAAGAACAGAGTTATTATGTGCGCTTGGGATCTTTATCTTCCAAAGTTCGTAGTCGTGCATACCAGTACTCTATTGCCAAGATGCAGCAAGCAAAGCAAAATGGCCAGGAGACTCTCTCTCATCTCCACAATTTTGTAGATTTG ATTGAAACGGCCAACAAAAGTGCCGAATCGGCCCAAATCAAATTACAAGATGTTCGAGCAAACTTGAATCAGATTCTGCTTGACTGGAAGAAGCAACAGCCTAACTTTCAAGCTGAAGAGCTGTCTGAGAAAACTGAA CAAGTTGaatcggaaacactggctgtgaCTCAGAATCTCTCTTCTAAACTTCACACCATCTGCCAGACGTTGTCTTCAAATGTTCGTGGTTTGCCCCAGAATATTGAAAATCAGGTGCAGCATGTCTGTAAACTGGCAGAAGACCTCTACAATGCGCTCTCATCAGCCACATCATTCAAAGAATTGTCAACACCACTCTTGGTCCAGAGTAAagagcagatgctgaagattcgTGAAGCTATGGATGGGGTGATGGATTACCTGGCTCACAACACTCCCTTGAATTGGCTAGTGGGACCCTTTATCCCACAGCCAACTAACAATCAGGAGCCTCTGGGATCAATGGAGTAA